The proteins below are encoded in one region of Sander vitreus isolate 19-12246 chromosome 24, sanVit1, whole genome shotgun sequence:
- the spry2 gene encoding protein sprouty homolog 2: MDSTSQNDSDGGGGRHGRSPPTAGTPHDERRAQPRPPQTQGGSPDPGLTNRAHTPAVLSLDQISITGSSNEYTEGPTVAQISPASQHRRQRSDLVTMPGPRTSGQQETVEEGPNNLRNLRLLTEYGNTNTSIPSREGALRSSSAEDSQSSIRTSVGSTSSGQRLLSSPPGSNQIIRTQPKRAELNSEELKPLSGECRAVLATAGSASYKNHGTHANKCEDCGRCRCPECSRPRALPSCWMCGRRCMCSAQSAVEYGTCICCVKGLFYHCSSDDEDTCADKPFSCSQSHCCVRWTAASLFALLFPCLLCYLPAKGCVAVCQSCYDQGTRPGCRCKNTNPIHCEDVGKPA, from the coding sequence ATGGATTCCACAAGTCAGAACGACAGCGACGGGGGAGGAGGACGCCACGGCCGGTCACCACCCACGGCCGGCACGCCGCATGACGAAAGGAGAGCGCAACCACGGCCTCCGCAAACCCAAGGTGGTTCGCCGGATCCTGGGTTGACCAACAGGGCCCATACACCGGCAGTGCTGTCTCTGGATCAGATCAGCATAACCGGGAGTAGTAATGAGTACACAGAAGGGCCCACGGTTGCCCAAATCTCTCCAGCCTCACAGCACAGAAGACAGAGGAGTGACTTGGTTACGATGCCAGGTCCACggaccagcgggcagcaggaGACTGTGGAAGAAGGGCCCAATAATCTCCGTAACCTGCGTTTATTGACTGAGTATGGAAACACAAATACGTCCATCCCTTCCAGGGAGGGCGCGCTGCGGTCCTCCAGTGCAGAGGACTCCCAGAGCAGTATCAGGACCAGCGTAGGGAGTACTTCGTCGGGCCAGCGTCTCCTCAGCAGCCCGCCAGGCAGTAACCAGATAATCAGAACCCAGCCGAAACGGGCGGAGCTGAATTCAGAAGAGCTGAAGCCCCTGAGCGGTGAGTGCAGGGCCGTGTTGGCCACGGCAGGCAGCGCAAGCTACAAAAATCATGGCACGCACGCCAACAAGTGCGAGGACTGCGGCCGGTGCCGGTGTCCAGAGTGCAGCCGCCCCCGGGCGCTCCCTTCCTGCTGGATGTGCGGCCGTCGGTGCATGTGCTCGGCGCAGAGCGCGGTGGAGTACGGGACGTGCATCTGCTGCGTCAAGGGGCTCTTCTACCACTGCTCCAGCGACGACGAGGACACGTGCGCCGACAAGCCCTTCTCGTGCTCGCAGTCGCACTGCTGCGTCCGCTGGACGGCGGCGTCGCTCTTCGCCCTGCTCTTCCCCTGCCTCCTGTGCTACCTCCCGGCTAAAGGATGCGTCGCCGTGTGCCAGAGCTGCTACGACCAAGGCACGCGACCCGGCTGTCGGTGCAAGAACACAAACCCAATCCACTGTGAGGATGTTGGCAAACCAGCGTAG